The following proteins are co-located in the Haloplanus sp. HW8-1 genome:
- a CDS encoding DUF5787 family protein, producing the protein MSGYPGDAEFGFELVTCRWAERAWPLDRETDAVPVVARQLGTRNRRWDTVVVEADPNGLAARAAFGGDALDSDLLHVVRNAPAEWAWYRDALPDPGYPWRYVRADVHRAEDRGVVETRRSGNRIEIRRIAPYPDWMRRIVAVENKPDLSASAARALGEQLAHDVETALADEVWVATAATDETVEPALLEDLPVEAGVLTLDFEESTPAAQVAWHPAPLDPDVETSLSPAEKATKRLELAERAYGSGWRSYVETMRPDCRWFELRREAGAFVPWCGAKECHQTAAECAGSCADFQPEPPAWRTRGWPIEGGPGKAIQRLLARRRRRRRDVDP; encoded by the coding sequence GTGAGCGGGTACCCCGGCGACGCGGAGTTCGGCTTCGAACTCGTCACCTGCCGGTGGGCCGAACGCGCGTGGCCGCTCGACCGCGAGACCGACGCCGTGCCGGTCGTCGCCCGGCAACTCGGCACCCGGAACCGCCGCTGGGACACCGTCGTCGTCGAGGCCGATCCGAACGGACTCGCCGCCCGGGCCGCGTTCGGTGGGGACGCCCTCGACTCCGATCTGTTACACGTGGTTCGCAACGCCCCGGCCGAGTGGGCGTGGTACCGGGACGCGCTCCCCGACCCCGGCTACCCCTGGCGGTACGTCCGTGCCGACGTCCACCGTGCCGAGGACCGCGGCGTCGTCGAGACCCGGCGATCCGGCAACCGGATCGAGATCCGCCGAATCGCCCCCTATCCCGACTGGATGCGACGGATCGTCGCCGTCGAGAACAAGCCCGACCTCTCGGCGAGTGCGGCGCGCGCGCTCGGCGAGCAACTCGCCCACGACGTGGAGACGGCCCTCGCCGACGAGGTGTGGGTCGCCACCGCCGCCACGGACGAGACGGTCGAACCCGCTCTGCTGGAAGACCTGCCCGTGGAGGCCGGCGTGTTGACACTCGACTTCGAGGAGTCGACACCCGCGGCACAGGTCGCGTGGCATCCCGCCCCGCTCGACCCGGACGTGGAGACGTCGCTTTCCCCGGCGGAGAAAGCGACGAAGCGACTCGAACTCGCCGAGCGCGCCTACGGGTCGGGCTGGCGGTCCTACGTCGAGACGATGCGCCCCGACTGCCGGTGGTTCGAACTCCGGCGGGAGGCGGGAGCCTTCGTCCCCTGGTGTGGGGCCAAGGAGTGCCACCAGACGGCCGCCGAGTGTGCGGGGTCGTGTGCCGACTTCCAACCGGAGCCGCCGGCGTGGCGCACCCGCGGCTGGCCCATCGAAGGCGGGCCGGGAAAGGCGATCCAGCGGTTACTGGCGCGTCGCCGGCGCCGCCGTCGCGACGTCGACCCGTGA
- a CDS encoding bis(5'-nucleosyl)-tetraphosphatase produces the protein MTVEATSAGAILFRDTRGHREYLLLKSRPGDWEFPKGGVEGDEELQQTAIREVTEEAGIEDFRLIDGFREEYDYVFEAGGNTIHKTVHLFIAHSFEASAELSTEHRDLQWRDYEQAINTITQDGPREILEEAHDYLDDLATEADPEEGERTYVG, from the coding sequence ATGACGGTCGAAGCGACCAGTGCTGGAGCCATCCTCTTCCGCGACACCCGCGGCCACCGGGAGTACCTACTCCTGAAGAGTCGACCGGGGGACTGGGAGTTCCCCAAAGGCGGTGTCGAGGGGGACGAGGAACTGCAGCAGACTGCGATCCGAGAGGTTACCGAGGAAGCCGGAATCGAAGATTTCCGGCTCATCGACGGCTTCCGTGAGGAGTACGACTACGTGTTCGAGGCCGGCGGCAACACCATTCACAAGACGGTCCATCTGTTCATCGCCCACTCGTTCGAGGCGAGTGCGGAACTCTCGACCGAACACCGCGACCTCCAGTGGCGGGACTACGAACAGGCGATCAACACGATCACCCAGGACGGTCCCCGCGAGATCCTCGAGGAGGCACACGACTATCTCGACGACCTCGCGACCGAAGCCGACCCCGAGGAGGGCGAACGGACGTACGTCGGCTAA
- a CDS encoding uS10/mL48 family ribosomal protein: MAFVTKLSFQSGDREVLESLVTDLKRMVERKGAECKGPHSSPPERLTVPQYRTLESGEQFDPWEYTCYSRRLEIHGSDDVARKVGHMDFPERVHVEIEVDRKKPLGYRNG, translated from the coding sequence ATGGCTTTCGTCACCAAACTCAGTTTTCAAAGTGGGGACCGCGAGGTGCTGGAATCGCTCGTGACGGATCTGAAGCGGATGGTCGAGCGGAAGGGCGCCGAGTGCAAGGGCCCCCACTCCTCGCCGCCGGAACGGCTCACCGTCCCGCAGTATCGGACGCTGGAGTCGGGCGAGCAGTTCGATCCTTGGGAGTACACGTGCTACTCCCGACGGCTGGAGATCCACGGGAGCGACGACGTGGCCCGCAAGGTCGGTCACATGGACTTCCCGGAGCGCGTTCACGTCGAAATCGAGGTCGATCGTAAGAAACCGCTGGGCTACCGAAACGGGTAA
- a CDS encoding DUF7513 family protein: MNLSKFFEGWTFRTNKPTYATGDELTAFVTSYENGVAQVRIGDTNISLPDAERGLGDRLVRLRVTEFDAADAAGTGELLDVVETGT; encoded by the coding sequence ATGAACCTCTCCAAGTTCTTCGAGGGCTGGACGTTCCGGACGAACAAACCGACGTACGCGACGGGGGATGAACTCACCGCGTTCGTCACGAGCTACGAAAACGGCGTCGCGCAGGTGCGTATCGGCGATACGAACATCTCGCTGCCGGACGCGGAGCGTGGGCTCGGCGACCGACTAGTCCGGCTTCGCGTCACCGAGTTCGACGCCGCCGACGCCGCGGGCACCGGCGAACTCCTCGACGTCGTCGAGACGGGGACGTAA
- a CDS encoding Na+/H+ antiporter NhaC family protein, whose protein sequence is MSETDPPDGPPADESRVEFYGGRAMSALPLAVFIVWAIVQSGLLGIGDTSGLVIGMLVGLVVGMLFVKGDWKTYADTIFDGMTQRVAATAVVAWLWAGMFADTIQAGGFVDGLVWASSAANVGAALFPALTFIFAALLATGIGTGYGTAVAFTSLVFPAGVLLGADPVLLFGAILSGAVFGDNLAPVSDTTIVSAVTQDADIGGVVASRFKYALVAAVLALVSYVLAGQAMAGEPLDVAASAGAGTGPLGLVHLLSILVVIGTAVQGRHIIEAVSWGLIASIALNLALGLAPASAMLVFRSSAESGIAATLDGLPIVGSVVEVSPDASAAVGGSLYTGALGFFPLIVLVLLIVGAAQVMRAGGGFAAIEEWLLENVATTVRRAETTMVIGTAIVNATITINTAAEIAIAPFIRTLGQRFNINGYRRANILDANTSALGYIFPWGGGVLAGYAAMIQLPQQFDWFTQAMLANPAAVWPYVFHGWFLVAVFLAAAWTGYGLEYVPDRQSEEVARV, encoded by the coding sequence ATGAGCGAAACCGACCCTCCTGACGGTCCACCGGCGGACGAATCACGCGTCGAGTTCTACGGCGGGCGGGCGATGAGCGCGCTCCCCCTCGCGGTGTTCATCGTCTGGGCGATCGTCCAGAGCGGACTGCTCGGCATCGGCGACACCTCGGGGCTCGTCATCGGCATGCTCGTCGGCCTCGTCGTCGGCATGCTGTTCGTGAAAGGTGACTGGAAGACCTACGCGGACACCATCTTCGACGGCATGACCCAGCGGGTGGCCGCGACGGCCGTCGTCGCCTGGCTCTGGGCCGGCATGTTCGCCGACACCATCCAGGCGGGCGGGTTCGTCGACGGCCTCGTGTGGGCATCCAGCGCGGCCAACGTCGGCGCGGCGCTCTTCCCGGCGCTCACGTTCATCTTCGCCGCCCTGCTGGCGACGGGCATCGGCACCGGATACGGCACCGCCGTCGCCTTCACCAGCCTCGTCTTCCCTGCTGGGGTCTTGCTCGGTGCCGATCCCGTCCTCCTGTTCGGCGCCATCCTCTCGGGGGCCGTCTTCGGCGACAACCTCGCGCCAGTCTCCGACACCACCATCGTGAGCGCGGTAACCCAGGACGCCGACATCGGGGGCGTCGTCGCTTCGCGGTTCAAGTACGCTCTCGTCGCCGCGGTGCTCGCCCTGGTGAGTTACGTCCTCGCCGGGCAGGCGATGGCCGGCGAACCGCTCGACGTGGCCGCCAGCGCCGGCGCCGGTACCGGGCCGCTCGGCCTCGTCCACCTGCTCTCGATTCTCGTCGTCATCGGCACCGCGGTGCAGGGCCGACACATCATCGAGGCGGTCTCGTGGGGGCTGATCGCCTCCATCGCGCTGAACCTCGCGCTCGGCCTCGCGCCCGCCTCGGCGATGCTCGTCTTCCGGTCGTCGGCCGAATCGGGGATCGCGGCGACCCTCGACGGCCTTCCGATCGTCGGGAGCGTCGTCGAAGTGTCGCCCGACGCGTCGGCGGCGGTCGGCGGGAGCCTCTACACCGGCGCGCTCGGATTCTTCCCGCTGATCGTTCTCGTCCTCCTGATCGTCGGTGCCGCACAGGTGATGCGGGCCGGCGGCGGCTTCGCCGCCATCGAGGAGTGGTTGCTGGAGAACGTCGCCACGACCGTCCGCCGCGCCGAGACCACGATGGTCATCGGGACGGCCATCGTCAACGCCACCATCACGATCAACACGGCCGCGGAAATCGCCATCGCGCCGTTCATCCGAACGCTCGGTCAGCGGTTCAACATCAACGGCTACCGCCGGGCCAACATCCTCGACGCCAACACCTCCGCACTCGGATACATCTTCCCGTGGGGCGGGGGCGTCCTCGCGGGCTACGCGGCGATGATCCAGTTGCCCCAGCAGTTCGACTGGTTCACCCAGGCGATGCTCGCCAACCCCGCCGCGGTCTGGCCCTACGTCTTCCATGGCTGGTTCCTCGTGGCCGTCTTCCTCGCTGCAGCCTGGACCGGCTACGGGCTTGAGTACGTTCCTGACCGTCAGAGCGAGGAGGTGGCCCGCGTATGA
- a CDS encoding rubrerythrin-like domain-containing protein, protein MLERSSFECESCDERVSPTAYRATCPDCGGALRRPRVH, encoded by the coding sequence ATGCTGGAACGGTCGTCGTTCGAATGTGAGTCGTGTGACGAACGCGTGAGTCCGACGGCGTATCGAGCCACTTGTCCGGACTGTGGCGGGGCGCTCCGCCGACCGCGGGTTCACTGA
- a CDS encoding METTL5 family protein encodes MATKAGLAGQLAVVAGFENPQAALEQYPTPPELAAHVVHVADLNDDIEGRTVVDLGAGTGMFTLGAALRGPDRAVGVEIDRDALDVARENQRRVGTRTEIHWIQADATRVPLRPDGPTTVVMNPPFGAQAGNEHADRAFLATAAELADVSYSVHNAGSREFVESFAADNAGEVTHAFAAQFDLDRQFDHHAADRHEIDTEVFRIEWS; translated from the coding sequence ATGGCGACGAAGGCCGGACTCGCCGGACAGCTTGCGGTCGTCGCCGGCTTCGAGAACCCCCAGGCCGCCCTCGAACAGTATCCGACGCCGCCGGAACTGGCCGCACACGTGGTCCACGTGGCGGATCTCAATGACGACATCGAAGGGCGGACGGTCGTCGACCTCGGCGCGGGAACGGGGATGTTCACGCTCGGGGCGGCGCTGCGGGGTCCCGACCGTGCCGTGGGCGTGGAGATCGATCGCGACGCCCTCGATGTCGCCCGCGAGAACCAGCGTCGGGTCGGCACGCGTACGGAGATCCACTGGATCCAGGCCGACGCCACGCGCGTCCCGCTCCGTCCGGACGGCCCGACGACGGTCGTCATGAACCCGCCGTTCGGGGCACAGGCTGGGAACGAACACGCCGACCGTGCGTTTCTGGCGACCGCCGCCGAATTGGCGGACGTCTCCTATTCGGTTCACAACGCCGGCAGCCGGGAGTTCGTCGAGTCGTTCGCCGCCGACAACGCCGGCGAGGTGACCCACGCCTTCGCGGCGCAGTTCGACCTCGACCGGCAGTTCGACCACCACGCCGCCGACCGTCACGAGATCGACACGGAAGTGTTCCGGATCGAGTGGTCCTGA
- a CDS encoding rhomboid family intramembrane serine protease yields MLGVPNSATLFRLAVLLSLLVAAVVVVVLDRPRGRWGARLRSRFLLGVPWGTLVTVGVVLAVYLFVQDGWNHWYSPVTIPFRAWSYFYPLGMLTAAFAHFGPGHLVGNLVGTVVLAPIAEYAWGHFPRERGAQTFTSPLTDPYVRAFVAFPAAVVAVGLFTAAFALGPVIGFSGAVFAFAGVALVRYPLTTVVAVTAANAARTIYGALRTPTVSASAGPSYSSPWWADIAIQGHAIGLLAGVLLGVWIVRHRAEDRPTAARVVAGVVLFGVAQSLWAVYWYRGGETYVLYRAAGLALVVLLATLVAGTVAASSRPLVATPGRSGRLRAVPRWQVGATVLLLCTAAIAGPAIPINLMTAESGDLGGQNDPITVRGYEVTYAENVPNGMVSVIEVDAFGETTRVNTSGVIVRNRGRGIWMTAVSKGRLDFTGTTRVRIGGVGWRDSIQVTRTGWNAIGGPTAYRVRLSHDGRNLTAYTSPPARADPVVAGRNVSIEATPTGFSLNVSMGNRSARAPMPKVNETASVGGLEFTNVEGRVYAISGATRVRVARRETYE; encoded by the coding sequence ATGCTCGGCGTGCCGAACTCGGCGACGCTCTTTCGACTGGCGGTCCTCCTCTCTCTGCTCGTCGCTGCCGTCGTCGTCGTCGTCCTCGACCGCCCCCGCGGCCGTTGGGGCGCACGCCTCCGCTCCCGGTTCCTCCTCGGCGTCCCGTGGGGAACGCTCGTTACCGTCGGGGTCGTCCTCGCGGTGTATCTGTTCGTCCAGGACGGCTGGAACCACTGGTACAGCCCGGTCACCATCCCCTTCCGGGCGTGGTCGTACTTCTACCCGCTGGGGATGCTGACCGCGGCCTTTGCACACTTCGGACCGGGTCACCTCGTGGGCAACCTCGTGGGAACGGTCGTGCTGGCACCGATCGCGGAGTACGCGTGGGGGCATTTCCCTCGGGAACGGGGCGCACAGACGTTCACGTCGCCGCTGACCGATCCCTACGTCCGGGCGTTCGTGGCGTTTCCTGCCGCGGTCGTCGCAGTCGGCCTGTTCACCGCGGCCTTCGCGCTGGGCCCAGTCATCGGCTTCTCCGGTGCCGTCTTCGCTTTCGCGGGGGTCGCACTCGTCCGCTATCCTCTCACGACTGTCGTTGCGGTCACCGCCGCCAACGCCGCCCGAACGATCTACGGAGCGCTCCGAACCCCGACGGTATCGGCGAGCGCCGGCCCCTCCTACTCCTCTCCCTGGTGGGCCGACATCGCCATCCAGGGCCACGCCATCGGCCTCCTCGCGGGCGTCCTCCTCGGCGTGTGGATCGTACGGCACCGGGCAGAGGATCGACCGACGGCCGCCCGGGTCGTCGCCGGCGTCGTGCTGTTCGGCGTCGCCCAGTCGCTGTGGGCGGTCTACTGGTACCGTGGTGGCGAGACGTACGTCCTCTATCGCGCGGCCGGTCTCGCCTTGGTAGTTCTGCTCGCGACGCTCGTCGCCGGGACGGTGGCGGCGTCGTCCCGCCCGCTCGTCGCGACGCCCGGGCGGTCGGGCAGGCTGCGGGCGGTGCCGCGGTGGCAGGTCGGCGCGACGGTGTTGCTCCTGTGTACCGCCGCTATCGCCGGTCCCGCGATCCCCATCAACCTGATGACGGCCGAGTCCGGTGACTTGGGCGGCCAGAACGACCCGATAACGGTCCGGGGCTACGAGGTGACGTACGCCGAGAACGTGCCGAACGGCATGGTGTCGGTGATCGAGGTGGACGCGTTCGGCGAGACGACACGGGTCAACACTTCGGGAGTGATCGTCAGGAACCGGGGCCGAGGAATCTGGATGACCGCCGTCTCGAAGGGACGACTCGACTTCACGGGGACGACCCGGGTCCGCATCGGCGGCGTCGGCTGGCGGGACTCGATCCAGGTCACGCGGACCGGGTGGAACGCGATCGGCGGCCCCACCGCCTACCGGGTCCGGTTGTCCCACGACGGACGAAATCTGACGGCGTACACGTCGCCGCCGGCGCGGGCCGACCCCGTGGTCGCCGGACGAAACGTCTCCATCGAGGCGACCCCGACGGGGTTCAGCCTCAACGTCTCGATGGGGAACCGGTCGGCTCGGGCGCCGATGCCGAAAGTCAACGAGACGGCGTCGGTGGGCGGACTCGAGTTTACCAACGTCGAGGGGCGGGTCTACGCGATCAGCGGCGCGACGCGCGTCCGGGTGGCGCGCCGGGAGACCTACGAGTGA
- a CDS encoding UPF0058 family protein, which translates to MHKEELLELHEQMVTIMNYFRSQESVDESIFDPYESLSVDPSHVHKSKSEHKHAVFVLGNALATAMSEDEFSDAGRVGKRMAELAEDAENKL; encoded by the coding sequence ATGCACAAGGAAGAACTCCTCGAACTGCACGAACAGATGGTGACGATCATGAACTATTTCCGGAGCCAGGAGTCCGTCGACGAGAGCATCTTCGACCCCTACGAATCCCTGAGCGTCGATCCCTCACACGTCCACAAGTCCAAGAGCGAACACAAACATGCAGTGTTCGTCCTCGGTAACGCCCTGGCGACGGCGATGAGCGAAGACGAGTTCTCGGACGCCGGGCGGGTCGGCAAGCGGATGGCCGAACTCGCCGAGGACGCGGAGAACAAACTGTAA
- a CDS encoding ribbon-helix-helix domain-containing protein, which yields MPNVEITVPEHLEMQIAQLIEQGEFVNREEAIQELLSTGLRAYKTSGPIEEEEPGFEDEGMMGHEDEYVF from the coding sequence ATGCCGAACGTGGAAATAACGGTCCCGGAACATCTTGAGATGCAGATCGCTCAGCTGATCGAGCAGGGCGAGTTCGTGAACCGGGAGGAAGCCATCCAGGAACTGCTCTCGACGGGGCTCCGGGCGTACAAGACCAGCGGACCGATCGAAGAGGAAGAGCCCGGGTTCGAGGACGAGGGTATGATGGGCCATGAAGACGAGTACGTGTTCTGA
- a CDS encoding sulfite oxidase-like oxidoreductase — protein sequence MVEDRTKLYREFGDERLPPGQHRTESFPVLSKGSVPRVTREEWSLTVSGSVEESVTLDWEAFTDLGVETQRQDFHCVTGWSRFDCEFTGVPFTTLADHVGVDADAEHVLFHAADGYTTDLPLDACRRPETLVAFEFDGDPLPRDHGGPVRVVTPHRYAYKGAKWVTGVEFLTEPERGFWEQRGYSVTANPWNEERYG from the coding sequence ATGGTCGAGGATCGAACGAAACTCTACCGGGAGTTCGGCGACGAACGCCTCCCCCCGGGACAACACCGGACCGAATCGTTTCCCGTCCTTTCGAAGGGATCGGTGCCCCGAGTGACCCGCGAGGAGTGGTCGCTCACGGTAAGCGGTTCCGTCGAGGAGTCGGTCACCCTCGACTGGGAGGCGTTCACCGATCTGGGCGTCGAAACGCAACGACAGGACTTCCACTGCGTGACCGGTTGGAGTCGCTTTGACTGCGAGTTTACGGGCGTGCCGTTCACAACCCTCGCCGACCACGTAGGTGTCGACGCCGACGCTGAACACGTCCTCTTTCACGCGGCGGACGGCTACACCACCGATCTCCCCCTCGACGCGTGTCGCCGTCCCGAGACGCTCGTTGCCTTCGAGTTCGACGGCGACCCCCTGCCGCGGGACCACGGCGGCCCCGTCCGGGTGGTCACACCCCACCGGTACGCGTACAAGGGCGCGAAGTGGGTGACTGGCGTCGAGTTCCTCACCGAACCGGAACGGGGGTTCTGGGAGCAGCGCGGCTACTCCGTGACGGCGAACCCCTGGAACGAGGAACGCTACGGATAG
- a CDS encoding isochorismate synthase — MGVPRSDETGTRLVSRSVRTSVPSLRAALDTLPAPRTFWTAPDEATVVAGGVAAAITADGHDRFGAIRTGIDRVLRSGDVHAGTEAACPRLFGGFAFHDEGGEGSVWDDFPGARFVLPRVQVTETNRGTWLTVNAVGPDATATAVEDRLDAERERLAALDDPDPATPPDIVARERTTPRAAWRDSVETAVERIRAGDLQKVVLAQALDVTLDRPLSVPDVLARLGSTYPDCYRFLVEPTADPDRPSFFGATPERLVSRHGRTVTTGALAGTTGRGDTPAEDDWLAAELLDDEKNVHEHELVAETIRKQLAPFASSIGTGERRVRRLETVQHLSTPITATLDQDTHVLDLVEALHPTPAVGGLPPERALATIRETEPFDRGWYAAPVGWVDAAGNGTFAVAIRSALARDTSATLFAGVGIVADSDPDREWDEVQLKYRPILDELER, encoded by the coding sequence ATGGGTGTCCCGCGAAGCGACGAGACGGGAACGCGTCTCGTCAGTCGGTCGGTTCGGACGTCGGTTCCCTCGCTGCGTGCCGCCCTCGACACGTTGCCGGCACCGCGGACGTTCTGGACGGCCCCCGACGAAGCGACGGTCGTTGCCGGCGGCGTCGCCGCCGCCATCACCGCCGACGGACACGACCGCTTCGGTGCGATCCGGACGGGAATCGACCGGGTGCTGCGGTCCGGTGACGTCCACGCCGGCACCGAGGCGGCCTGTCCACGCCTGTTCGGTGGGTTCGCCTTCCACGACGAGGGGGGCGAGGGCTCCGTGTGGGACGACTTCCCCGGCGCGCGCTTCGTCCTGCCGCGCGTCCAAGTGACCGAAACCAACCGCGGGACGTGGCTCACGGTCAACGCCGTCGGTCCCGACGCGACGGCGACGGCCGTCGAGGACCGACTCGACGCCGAGCGCGAGCGACTGGCGGCCCTCGACGACCCCGACCCGGCCACGCCGCCCGATATCGTCGCACGCGAGCGGACGACGCCGCGCGCCGCCTGGCGCGATTCCGTCGAGACCGCCGTCGAGCGCATCCGTGCCGGCGACCTGCAGAAAGTCGTCCTCGCACAGGCACTCGACGTAACGCTGGATCGGCCCCTCTCCGTGCCGGACGTACTCGCCCGCCTCGGATCGACGTATCCCGACTGCTATCGCTTTCTCGTCGAACCGACGGCCGACCCCGACCGCCCGAGTTTCTTCGGTGCCACGCCGGAACGTCTGGTCAGCAGACACGGACGGACGGTCACTACGGGGGCGCTCGCCGGCACGACCGGCCGTGGCGACACGCCCGCCGAGGACGACTGGCTGGCCGCGGAACTGCTCGACGACGAGAAGAACGTCCACGAACACGAACTCGTCGCGGAGACCATCCGGAAACAGCTCGCCCCGTTCGCGTCGTCGATCGGGACCGGCGAGCGCCGTGTCCGCCGCCTGGAGACGGTCCAGCACCTCTCGACGCCGATCACTGCGACCCTCGACCAAGACACACACGTCCTCGACTTGGTCGAGGCACTCCACCCGACGCCGGCGGTCGGAGGGCTGCCGCCCGAACGCGCACTCGCGACCATCCGGGAGACCGAGCCCTTCGACCGCGGGTGGTACGCTGCCCCCGTCGGGTGGGTCGACGCCGCCGGAAACGGAACCTTCGCCGTTGCCATCCGCTCCGCGCTCGCCAGAGACACCTCGGCCACCCTCTTTGCCGGCGTCGGCATCGTCGCCGACTCCGATCCCGACCGCGAGTGGGACGAAGTGCAGCTCAAATACCGCCCGATTCTCGACGAACTGGAGCGATGA
- the menD gene encoding 2-succinyl-5-enolpyruvyl-6-hydroxy-3-cyclohexene-1-carboxylic-acid synthase — protein sequence MSAPNRNVLWGRAVVDELVRAGVDAAVVSPGSRSTPLVTAAADEDDLRVYSVLDERSAAFFALGRARRTGEVTPLICTSGTAAANYHPAVIEADRGRVPLLLLTADRPPELHDSGANQTVDQEKLYGDAVRWYADLPEPEADPRKLRSLRTTAARALAEATGTPSGPVHLNCRFRKPLEPTPVEGDVPADLDTLAAAGRDDDRPFVTTTAGPPRLDRADLRPLVEGLSVGRGLIVAGPTDPPGVDPEAVTALAHATGFPILADPLSGLRFGGHTRVTTTVGGYDGYLDPRVTGDWPDPEAIFRIGASPTSKRLRKYLARTGARQFVVDAAGAWREAEFRATDLVVADPSRLAARLAELVGGPDAPAWRERWSEADRVHRETVGSVTGDGMGGYFEGAVLADVADLAPEPSTLVVSNSNPVRDADRYALPAAASYTVLGNRGASGIDGVVSTALGAGSATTDALTLVVGDLAYYHDGNGLLSALRCDVDATIVLINNDGGGIFHRLPIESFDPPFTEAFRTPHGREFGPTADLYDLSHVAVSDREAFREAYADSVGSDGTDVIEVRTDAEASQRTRERLVEATVDALDE from the coding sequence ATGAGCGCACCCAACCGCAACGTCCTCTGGGGGCGGGCCGTGGTCGACGAACTCGTCCGCGCCGGCGTCGACGCTGCCGTCGTCTCTCCGGGCAGTCGCTCGACGCCGCTGGTCACCGCCGCTGCGGACGAGGACGACCTCCGGGTCTACTCGGTCCTCGACGAGCGGTCGGCGGCCTTCTTCGCGCTCGGCCGCGCGAGGCGAACGGGAGAGGTGACGCCCCTGATCTGCACCTCCGGTACCGCCGCCGCGAACTACCACCCCGCGGTGATCGAGGCCGACCGCGGGCGGGTCCCCCTGCTTCTCCTCACCGCCGACCGCCCGCCCGAACTCCACGACAGCGGCGCCAACCAGACCGTCGATCAGGAGAAGCTCTACGGCGACGCCGTCCGCTGGTACGCCGACCTGCCCGAACCCGAGGCCGACCCGCGAAAGCTCCGATCGCTGCGGACGACGGCCGCCCGTGCCCTCGCCGAGGCGACGGGAACGCCGTCGGGACCGGTCCACCTCAACTGCCGGTTCCGCAAGCCACTGGAGCCGACGCCCGTCGAGGGCGACGTGCCCGCGGACCTCGACACCCTCGCCGCCGCCGGCCGCGACGACGACCGACCATTCGTGACGACGACGGCGGGACCGCCCCGACTGGACCGGGCCGACCTCCGACCGCTCGTCGAGGGGCTGTCGGTGGGCCGGGGACTGATCGTCGCCGGGCCGACAGACCCCCCGGGAGTCGATCCCGAGGCGGTCACCGCGCTGGCCCACGCGACGGGCTTTCCGATCCTCGCCGACCCGCTCTCGGGGCTGCGCTTCGGCGGCCACACCCGCGTGACGACCACCGTCGGCGGCTACGACGGCTACCTCGACCCACGCGTGACCGGGGACTGGCCCGACCCCGAAGCGATCTTCCGGATCGGGGCTTCGCCTACCTCGAAGCGCCTCCGGAAGTACCTGGCACGGACCGGCGCCCGGCAGTTCGTCGTCGACGCCGCCGGCGCGTGGCGCGAGGCGGAGTTCCGCGCGACCGACCTGGTCGTCGCCGACCCCTCGCGACTGGCGGCGCGGCTGGCGGAACTCGTCGGCGGCCCGGACGCCCCGGCGTGGCGCGAGCGGTGGAGCGAGGCCGACCGCGTCCACCGGGAGACGGTCGGCAGCGTTACGGGCGACGGCATGGGGGGCTACTTCGAGGGGGCCGTCCTCGCGGACGTGGCCGACCTCGCGCCGGAACCGTCGACGCTCGTCGTCTCGAACTCGAACCCCGTCCGCGACGCCGACCGCTACGCCTTGCCGGCGGCGGCGAGCTACACCGTCCTCGGCAACCGCGGCGCCTCGGGCATCGACGGCGTCGTCTCCACCGCGCTGGGTGCGGGCAGCGCCACGACGGACGCTCTGACGCTCGTCGTCGGCGACCTGGCGTACTACCACGACGGCAACGGCCTGCTGTCCGCCCTCCGGTGTGACGTCGACGCGACGATCGTCCTGATCAACAACGACGGCGGCGGCATCTTCCACCGCCTCCCCATCGAGTCCTTCGACCCGCCATTCACCGAGGCGTTCAGGACGCCCCACGGCCGCGAGTTCGGCCCCACCGCCGACCTCTACGACCTGTCCCACGTGGCCGTCTCGGACCGCGAGGCGTTCAGGGAGGCCTACGCCGACTCGGTCGGGAGCGACGGTACCGACGTGATCGAGGTGCGGACGGACGCCGAGGCGAGCCAGCGGACGCGGGAGCGGCTGGTCGAGGCGACGGTGGACGCGCTCGACGAGTGA